Genomic DNA from Nocardioides aquaticus:
TGCGGGCCGCCGACGCCATCGCCCACGTGGTCAAGGACGAGGAGCTCAACCCCACGTTCATCATCCCGTCGGTCTTCAACTCCGAGGTGCCCAAGGCGGTCGCGCGCGCGATCGCCGGGAAGCACGCCACCCTCGGCGACGACTGAACGGCGACTTGACAGTCACCTAGGTATTGTCAAGTGCGTTGACAATCGGTACCTTTCTGTCAACCCGGCGCGCTCCCGCGCCGGCGACAGGAGGGACTCCTCGTGAGCGCACGGACCACCACCGGCAGCAGCCCCGGCGCCGGCAGCACCGTCCCCGCCGGATCGACCGACGGGTGGCACGACCACAAGCGGACCCTGTGGCTGATCGGGCTGGTCGTGCCCTCGCTGGCGTTCGTCGCGTACGGCGGGTGGCTGGCCACCGGGTCCGGCCTGTGGTTCTGGGTCGGCCCGGTCGTGATCCTGGTGATCGTCCCGGCCGTCGACCTGGTCGCGGGCCTCGACCGCGCCAACCCGCCCGACGACGTGATCGAGGCGCTCGAGCAGGACCGCTACTACCGCTGGGTGACCTACCTGTTCCTGCCGGTGCAGTACGCCGGGTTCGTCGGGGCCGCCTACCTGGTCGCCCGCGGCGACCCGCTGGGCGTCGGCGGTGACCTGACCCTGGTCGAGCAGCTGGGCCTGGCGGCCACCATCGGCTGCATCGGCGGGATCGGGATCAACACCGCCCACGAGCTCGGCCACAAGCGGGAGGCCAACGAGCGCTGGCTCTCCAAGATCGCCCTGGCCCAGAGCTTCTACGGCCACTTCTACATCGAGCACAACCGCGGCCACCACGTCCGCGTCGCGACGCCCGAGGACCCGGCGAGCAGCCGGATCGGGGAGTCGTTCTACGCCTTCTGGCCGCGCACCGTGCTCGGCTCGGTGCGCTCGGCCTGGCGCCTGGAGGAGAAGCGGTACGCCCGCCGCGACCAGCACCCGTACCGGCCCGGCAACGACGTCCTGAACGCGTGGGTCATGTCGGCGGTGCTGTGGGGCGCCCTCGCGGTCTGGCTCGGCCCGGTCGTCCTGCCCTTCCTGGTCGTCCAGGCGCTGATCGGCCTCACCCTGCTCGAGGTCGTCAACTACATGGAGCACTACGGCATGCGCCGGCAGAAGGTCGGCGTCGGACACCGCGAGCGCTACGAGCGGGTCGACCCGTCGCACTCCTGGAACTCCAACAACGTGGCGACCAACGTGCTGCTCTACCACCTGCAGCGCCACAGCGACCACCACGCCAACCCCACCCGGCGCTACCAGACGCTGCGCGACTTCGAGGAGTCGCCGGTGCTGCCGACGGGGTACGCCGGGATGATCCTGATCGCGCTCGTGCCGCCGCTGTGGCGCCGGGTGATGGACCCCCGGGTGGTCGCCCACTTCGACGGCGACGTCACCCGCGCCAACGTCCACCCGCCGCGCCGCACGCGGGTGCTCGCCGCGTGGCCCGCCCCGGCTGCGGCCGACCAGCCGGCCGCGGCCGACCAGCCGATCGAGGACGCCGCCGCCCCTGCCGCTGCCGCCACAGCCGTCGTCCCCGCGGACGAGGTGCTGGCTGCGCGCTGCCCCGGCTGCGGCTACACCTACGAGGTCGAGGTCGGCAACGAGCTGGAGGGCTTCGCGGCCGGCACCTCCTGGGCCGACGTCCCCGACGCGTGGTGCTGCCCGGACTGCGGGGTCCGCGAGAAGGTCGACTTCGTCCCGATGACCGGGAGCGACGCCTGATGCGGGTCGTGGCGGACCGCGACACCTGCGAGGGTCTCGGCATGTGCGAGGCGATGAGCGAGCTGTTCGAGGTCGGCGACGACGGCTCCGTCGTGGTCCACGACGAGCAGCCCCCCGAGGCCGCCCGGGCCGACGTGCAGGCCGCGGTGGACGCCTGCCCGGTCCTGGCCCTGCGGCTCGAGGGCTGAGGCGTGCGCGCGGGCGGACGCCTGGTCGTGGTCGGTGCCGGACTGGCCGGGTTCAGGGCGGTCGAGACCGCCCGCCGCGAGGGTCACGCGGGCGAGCTGGTGCTCCTCGGGGCCGAGGAGCGGGCGCCGTACGACCGGCCGCCGCTGAGCAAGGCGGCGCTCGCCCCCGGTGCCACCGAGCCCGTCCCCTTCCGCACCGCGGAGGAGCTGGAGGACGACCTCGGGATCGACCTGCGGCTGGGGGAGGAGGCGACCGGTCTCGACACCGCCGCCCGTGAGGTGGTCCTGGGCGGCGAGCGACTGGCCTACGACGCCCTGGTCGTCGCCACCGGCGCCCGCCCGCGGGCCGTCCCCGGCGACCACCTGGCGGGCGTGACCCACCTCCGCACGGCCGACGACGCCGCGGTCGTCCGGCGGGCGCTGGACGCCGGCGCGCGCACCGTCGTCGTCGGCGCCGGGTTCATCGGCTCCGAGGTCGCCTCCGCCGCCCGCGCCCGCGGGCTCGAGGTGACCGTGGTCGAGGCGGCCGACGTGCCGCTGCAGCGGTCGCTCGGGCCCGAGGTCGGCAGGCTCGTCACCCGGCTGCACCGCGACGCGGGCGTCGACCTGCGCCTGGGCTCGGGCGTCACCGGGCTCACCGAGGTCGCCGGCCACGTGACGGGGCTCGCCCTGGAGGACGGCACCGAGCTGGCCGCCGACCTGGTGGTGCTCGGCGTCGGCGTGGCCCCGTCGACCGGCTGGCTCGAGGGCAGCGGCGTCGACCTGCACCCCCGCGACCGCGGCGTCGTCTGCGACGACACCCTGGCCACCAACGCCCCCGGGGTGTGGGCCGCGGGGGACGTCGTGCACGCGCCCCACCCGCTGCTCGGCGGGGACCTGCTGCGGGTCGAGCACTGGACCAGCGCCGCCGAGCAGGGTGCAGCGGCCGCGCGCCACGCGCTCGACCCGTCGTCCGCGCAGCCGTTCGCCCCCGTGCCGTACGTCTGGTCCGACCTCTTCGGCCACCGCCTCCAGCTCGTCGGCACCTCCGTGGCCGACGGGGTGGTGGTCCTCGACGCCGACGACGGCGGCGTCGCCGGGACGACGGCGCTCTGGCACCGGGGCGGGCAGGTGGTCGGGGCGCTGGTCGTCGACCGTCCGCGGGTGGTGATGAAGCTGCGTCGCCGGATCGCCGACGGCGGGCCGTTCGACGAGGCGCTGCACGCTGCCCGGGAGCTGCTCGGGCGCGCCGGGACCTAAAGTGGGGCCGGTGACCTCCACCGCCCGACCGCACCAGGCCGTCGCCACCCGCGACCGGATCCTCGCCGCGGCCGTGGACCTCACCTCGCGCACGGGGTGGGCGAAGGTGACGATGGCGCGGCTCGCCGACGAGGTCGGGGTCAGCCGGCAGACGGTCTACAACGAGATCGGCACCAAGAACGTGCTGGCCGAGGCGATGGTCCAGCGCGAGCTGGAGGCGTTCCTCTCGGTGGTCGGCACGGCGTTCGACGAGCACCCCGACGACCTGCAGGCCGCCGTCGTGGCCGCCTCGCGCGGGGTGCTGGACCGGGCCCAGGACAACCCGCTGCTGCACGCCGTCGCCTCGGCCACGCACGGCGCCGACACCGAGCTGCTGCCCCTGCTGACCACCCACGCCGGCTCCCTGCTGGCCGTGGCCAAGATGGTGGTCGGCGAGCGGGTGGCCTCCTTCGACGTCGCGCTCGGCGCCCGCGACCTCGACGCCGCCATCGACACGGTGGTCCGGGTCGTGCTCAGCCACGTGATGCAGCCCAGCGGCCCCCCGCGCAGACCGCCGACGACATCGGGTGGGTCGCCACGCGGGTGCTGCGGGGCTGAGCCGGAGGGGCCGTCCGCCGCGCGCGGGTCAGCCGACGACGCCCGCGCCCTCGAGGATCAGCAGGACGCCGAAGAGCGCGAACAGCGTCGCGGCGCCGTAGGTGATCGCCTTCTCGGGCAGCTTCCTGCCGAGCATGGCGCCGACCACGATGGCCAGCGCGTCGGCGGCGACCATGCCGACGGTGCTGCCGATCCAGGTGCCGAACCAGCCGTGCTGGGTGGCCAGGGTGATCGTGGCCAGCATGGTCTTGTCGCCGAGCTCGGCGAGGAAGAACGCGACGCCGACGGCGAAGATCGCCTTGCCGGTGGAGCGGCGGGCCTTGTCGGCCTCGTCGTCGGTGAGCTCGTCGCCGCGCAGCGTCCAGGCCGCGAAGCCCAGGAAGGCGATGCCGGCCACGATCGCGATCACGTCCTGCTGCTCGGCGAAGGCGTCGCCGATCCAGAAGCCGATCGCGACGGAGGCGAGGTGCACCACGGCGGTGGCCACGGTGATGCCCAGGAGGACGTCCCGGGCGCGGTAGCGGCTGGCGAAGGTCATCGCCATCAGCTGGCTCTTGTCGCCGAGCTCGGCGACGAAGATGACGGCGGTGCTGAGCAGGAAGGCTTCCACGAGGTGTCTCCTCGGCCCGGGAGGGCCAGGTCAGGGCCCGGCCGAGCACGTGGTCCGCGGGACGGAGACGTCTTCGACCGGGCGCATCAGGGTTCGGTGCGCTGGTCGAAGGTCTCGTCCGCCCGGCTGAGCCGGGCCTGCCGCACCGGACCGTGAGGTCAGTGTGTCGATGCGACTGTTGAGGACTACTCCCCTTCGTGTCCCAGGATGACGCACCGGTGGGGGTCCAGTCCAGCCGGCTCCGCGGCGTTCGGTGAACGGGTGTTGCTCCTCACGTCTACGCTCCACACGGGAGGGATGCAGATGCGTCGAGGTGTGGCCCGGGTCGCCGGGGGTCTGGCGGTGGCCGCCGTGCTGACGGCCTGCGCCGGCGACCCCTCCGGCGCCGGCTCCGGCACCGCCGAGGACCCCGTGATGGGCACCAGCCCGGTCTCCGAGGCGCTGGAGGCGCCGACGGGCGGTGGCAGCGCTGCCGGCTCCGGACGCTCCACCGACCGGGAGGACCGGCAGGACGCCGCGGGCGGCCGGGACGACGGCGTCGTGGTCGCCGACCCCGAGCACGCCGTCGAGCCGCCCGGCCCGCGCGGTCGGGACGAGGCGATCGCCCCGCCCGACATGCTGCTGTTCAACGCCGACGAGCCGCTGGCCGACGAGGTCGTGGACGAGATCGCCGCGGTGGACGGCGTCGACGAGGTCTCGCGCCTCTCGATGGCCCAGGTCTCGCTCGAGGAGCGCGTCTACACCGTCGCCGCGGTCGACTCGGCGACGTACCGGCTCTTCACCCCGCCCGAGAGCGCGCTCTTCCAGGAGCAGTGGGACCGCGTCGCGGGCGGCGAGGTCGCGCTGACCACCGCCAGCGAGAAGTCGCTGCCGGTCGACGGCGACGGCTACCTCCAGCTCGCGCTCGGCGAGGACGACGCCCAGGAGATCCACGTCGGCGCCATCGCGCCCCAGATCGACCAGGTCGACGCCGTCGTGAACACCTCGTGGGGCGAGGAGCTCGGCATCCCGGCCGGCAACGCGCTGCTGGTGCGTACCGGTCAGAAGGCGCCCCAGGCGCTCCGCCCCGTGATCGCGAAGATCCTCGGCGACCAGGCCACCATCCAGGACATGGACGTCGTCGCCCGCGAGGGCCTCGACACCGACGCCACGCAGCAGGCGTTCCTCGTCGGCGGCGTGGCCGAGGCGGTCGGCACCTTCCGCTACACCGTCGCCGGCGGCCAGGTGATCCCCGAGCAGGCCTGGGAGAGCCAGTACATCAGCACCGAGGAGGTCCCGATCCTCGGCACGGTGACCTGCAACAAGGCGATGATGCCGCAGCTGCGGGCCGCGCTGGAGGAGATCACGCTGGCCGGGCTGGCCGACAAGATCAACCCCGGCGAGTACGCCGGCTGCTACTACCCGCGGTTCATCGCCGGGTCCACCACGCTGTCGAACCACTCCTTCGGCACCGCCTTCGACCTCAACGTGCCGGGCAACCTGCGCGGCACCGTCGGGGAGATGGACCGCGGCGTCGTGGCGATCTTCAAGCGGTGGGGCTTCGCCTGGGGCGGCGATTGGAGCTACACCGACCCGATGCACTTCGAGATGGAGAGCCTGGTCGAGCCCCGCTGACCTGCGCCGGTCGGTTCACCGGTCGTCGGGTCGCTCCAGCAGCACGTCCCGCACGATCGCCGCGACCCGTGCCATCAGCCGCCGCGCGCGGTCGGGGTCGTGGGACCAGAAGTAGTGGTCCGCGCCGGGCGTGACGTCGTGCAGCAGCACCGGGACGCCCGCCTCGGCCAGCCGCTGGGCGTAGAGGTCGCCGTCGGCACGCAGCGAGTCCCGCTCGGCGGTCATCACCACCGCGGGCGGCAGCCCACGCAGGTCCGGCGCCAGCAGCGGGGAGGCGTACGGCTCCGCACGGCGGGCCGGGTCGGGGAAGTAGACGCGACGCACCAGCGCGCGCAGCGACGGCGAGATCATCGGCTCCGCCCCCGGCCCGGCACCGCCCTCCGGCACCTCGGTGGCCAGGTCGAGCGCCGGGACGCCGAGCACCTGCAGCAGCGGGCGCACGGTGCCGCAGTCGCGGGCCATCAGGCAGGCCGCGGCGGCCATCCCGCCGCCCGACGAGAGGCCGCCGACGGCCAGCCGGGTGCCGTCGACCCCGAGCGAGGTGCCGTGCCCGGACTGCGGGCCGTCCAGCCAGGCCAGCACGTCGTGCGTCTGCTCCTGCGCGACCGGGTAGCGCACGTACGGGCCGGTGCGGAAGTCGACGTTGACCACCGCGACCCCGGCCTCGGCGACCAGGTAGCGGCACCAGAAGTCGTCCATGAACGGGTGGCGCATCAACCAGGCGCCGCCGTGCAGGTGGACGTACGCCGGCCGTGGCCGCGAGCCGGGCGCCCACGCCGGGTCGGTGTAGACGTGCACCGGCACCCGGCCGTGCCGGGTGGGGACGAGGTGGCGCCGGGGACCCGGCAGGTCGGTGCCTGCGAACCGGAGCTCCTCGCCGTAGCGCACGGACCACCGCGCGCTCGCGTGCATCGTCATCGCCGCGACGCGGTCGGACAGCCTCACCGGGTGGACCTCACCGCCGGGATTCGGAACGGTCGCACGGACGGATGGGTCGCCCGCGCGCGCCCTGGCCTACCCTGCCGGGCATGCGCGCAGCCCAGGTCGTCACGCTCACCGGTCCCACCGACGTCGTCGTGCAGGAGGTGCCGGACGCGACCGCCGGCGAGGGCCAGGTCCTCGTCGAGGTCCACGCCGTCGGCACGTCCTTCCCCGACCTCCTGCTGTCCCGGGGGGAGTACCAGATGAAGCCCGAGCCGCCCTTCACGCTCGGCGTCGACGTCGCGGGCGTCGTCGTGTCCGGCGAGGGCTTCGAGCCCGGCCAGCGCGTCTGCGCGGTCCAGGGCTACGGCGGGGCGTCCGAGCTGGCCGCGATGCCGGTCGACTCGACGTTCGCGCTGCCCGACGCGCTGTCCTTCGAGGAGGGCGCGGCGATGCCGATGAACTACCTCACCGCGCAGTTCGCCCTGGCCGAGCGTGCCGGGCTCCGCGAGGGCGAGACCGTGCTGGTCCACGGGGCCGCCGGCGGCGTCGGCACCGCGACCATCCAGGTCGCCAAGGGGTACGGCGCCCGCAGCGTCGCGGTCGTCTCGACCGAGGAGAAGGCCGAGGTCGCCCGGCAGGCCGGTGCGGACGAGGTCGTCCTGCTCGACGGCTGGAAGGACGCCGTGAAGGACCTCACCGGCGGCAAGGGCGTGGACGTGGTGATGGACGTCGTCGGCGGCGACGTGTTCCTCGACTCCCTGCGCTCCCTGGCCCCCCAGGGCCGTCTGCTCGTGGTCGGCTTCGCCGCCGGGCAGGGCATCCCCGAGGTCAAGGTCAACCGGCTGCTGCTCAACAACACCGACGTCCGGGGCGTCGGCTGGGGCGCCTACGCGATGGCCCGCCCGGGCTACATGCAGCAGCAGTGGGCCGCGCTGGTGCCGATGATCGAGGCCGGGGTCGTCAAGCCGCCGGTCGGTCGCACGTACGCCTTCGAGGAGTTCGGGCAGGCGCTGGTCGACCTCGACGAGCGGCGCACGCTGGGCAAGGGCGTCGTCCGGCTCCGTGACTGACGACGACCCGCGGGGCGCCGGGCGGCGGGCCGCGCACGGGCAGGCGGCGTACGCCGTCCGGCTCGAGACCGGCCCGGCCGGTGCCGCCGCGGTGGTCGCCGGGCTGGGGGCGGAGGACGTGACGGTGGTGGTGGACGTGCTGTCCTTCACGACCACGGTGACCCTCGCGGTGGAGCGGGGCGTCGAGGTGCACCCGTTCGCCTGGCGCGACGAGCGCGCGGAGGCGTACGCCCGGGAGCGCGACGCCGTGCTGGCCGTCGGCCGGTTCGAGGCCGCGGCGTCGTCCCCGGGGGTCGAGGAGCGAGCGTCTCGAGACCGGCCCACGCTGTCCCCTGCCGCGATGCTGCGTGGCGACGGCCTCGCCGGGGTGCGGCGGCTCGTGCTGCCGTCCCCGAACGGTTCGACGATCAGCGCCCTGCTGGCCGACGCCGGGGTCGGCGTGGTGGGCGCGTGCCTGCGCAACGCCCGCGCGGTCGCCGACGCGCTGGCCCCGGCGCTCCTGAGGGGCTCGACCCTGGCCGTCGTGGCGTCGGGGGAGCGCTGGGGGACGGGTCGCTGCGCCCCGCGACCGAGGACGTCTGGGGGGCCGGGGCGCTGCTCGCCGCGCTCCTCGATCGCGGCGTGACCGGGTTGAGCCCGGAGGCGGGGCTGGCGGTCGCCGCCTGGCAGGCGGTCGCCGACGACCCGGCCGCCGCGCTCCGCGCCTGCGCAGGCGGCCGCGAGCTGGCGGCGGCCGGGTTCGGCGAGGACGTCGACGTCGCGGCGGCGGTCGACGTCAGCGACGCGGTGCCGGTGCTGCTGGACGGGGCGTTCCGCGGCGGGCGGCGCTGGGGCTGGTCCGCCGACGGCGGCAGCGGGCCCGAGCGGTGGTTCGACCCGACCTCGGTGTGGCGCAGCCCGCCGCCGTCACCGCCGCCCCGCACCGGCCCCACGGAGATCCGGGTGATGGTGGACGACCACACCGGCATCTGGTGCTGGACCGACGACGACTCCTTCACCGAGGAGGACCTGGACCGCGACGACGCGCCACCCGTGCCGCCCGGTCTCCGCGCCCGGTTGCGGGCCTGGACCGAGGAGCACGAGGCGCACCTCGGCGCGGCCGTCGAGCCGGGCTGGCCGGCCGACCACGACCGCCGGGGGCGGGCGATGGCCGCAGAGCTGCAGGAGTCGCTCGGGGAGGACTACCGGGTCGAGCACGTCCCGGGGTGGGCGCTCGAGG
This window encodes:
- a CDS encoding fatty acid desaturase, translated to MSARTTTGSSPGAGSTVPAGSTDGWHDHKRTLWLIGLVVPSLAFVAYGGWLATGSGLWFWVGPVVILVIVPAVDLVAGLDRANPPDDVIEALEQDRYYRWVTYLFLPVQYAGFVGAAYLVARGDPLGVGGDLTLVEQLGLAATIGCIGGIGINTAHELGHKREANERWLSKIALAQSFYGHFYIEHNRGHHVRVATPEDPASSRIGESFYAFWPRTVLGSVRSAWRLEEKRYARRDQHPYRPGNDVLNAWVMSAVLWGALAVWLGPVVLPFLVVQALIGLTLLEVVNYMEHYGMRRQKVGVGHRERYERVDPSHSWNSNNVATNVLLYHLQRHSDHHANPTRRYQTLRDFEESPVLPTGYAGMILIALVPPLWRRVMDPRVVAHFDGDVTRANVHPPRRTRVLAAWPAPAAADQPAAADQPIEDAAAPAAAATAVVPADEVLAARCPGCGYTYEVEVGNELEGFAAGTSWADVPDAWCCPDCGVREKVDFVPMTGSDA
- a CDS encoding ferredoxin — encoded protein: MRVVADRDTCEGLGMCEAMSELFEVGDDGSVVVHDEQPPEAARADVQAAVDACPVLALRLEG
- a CDS encoding NAD(P)/FAD-dependent oxidoreductase, with translation MRAGGRLVVVGAGLAGFRAVETARREGHAGELVLLGAEERAPYDRPPLSKAALAPGATEPVPFRTAEELEDDLGIDLRLGEEATGLDTAAREVVLGGERLAYDALVVATGARPRAVPGDHLAGVTHLRTADDAAVVRRALDAGARTVVVGAGFIGSEVASAARARGLEVTVVEAADVPLQRSLGPEVGRLVTRLHRDAGVDLRLGSGVTGLTEVAGHVTGLALEDGTELAADLVVLGVGVAPSTGWLEGSGVDLHPRDRGVVCDDTLATNAPGVWAAGDVVHAPHPLLGGDLLRVEHWTSAAEQGAAAARHALDPSSAQPFAPVPYVWSDLFGHRLQLVGTSVADGVVVLDADDGGVAGTTALWHRGGQVVGALVVDRPRVVMKLRRRIADGGPFDEALHAARELLGRAGT
- a CDS encoding TMEM165/GDT1 family protein; the encoded protein is MEAFLLSTAVIFVAELGDKSQLMAMTFASRYRARDVLLGITVATAVVHLASVAIGFWIGDAFAEQQDVIAIVAGIAFLGFAAWTLRGDELTDDEADKARRSTGKAIFAVGVAFFLAELGDKTMLATITLATQHGWFGTWIGSTVGMVAADALAIVVGAMLGRKLPEKAITYGAATLFALFGVLLILEGAGVVG
- a CDS encoding M15 family metallopeptidase, translating into MRRGVARVAGGLAVAAVLTACAGDPSGAGSGTAEDPVMGTSPVSEALEAPTGGGSAAGSGRSTDREDRQDAAGGRDDGVVVADPEHAVEPPGPRGRDEAIAPPDMLLFNADEPLADEVVDEIAAVDGVDEVSRLSMAQVSLEERVYTVAAVDSATYRLFTPPESALFQEQWDRVAGGEVALTTASEKSLPVDGDGYLQLALGEDDAQEIHVGAIAPQIDQVDAVVNTSWGEELGIPAGNALLVRTGQKAPQALRPVIAKILGDQATIQDMDVVAREGLDTDATQQAFLVGGVAEAVGTFRYTVAGGQVIPEQAWESQYISTEEVPILGTVTCNKAMMPQLRAALEEITLAGLADKINPGEYAGCYYPRFIAGSTTLSNHSFGTAFDLNVPGNLRGTVGEMDRGVVAIFKRWGFAWGGDWSYTDPMHFEMESLVEPR
- a CDS encoding alpha/beta hydrolase, with the translated sequence MRLSDRVAAMTMHASARWSVRYGEELRFAGTDLPGPRRHLVPTRHGRVPVHVYTDPAWAPGSRPRPAYVHLHGGAWLMRHPFMDDFWCRYLVAEAGVAVVNVDFRTGPYVRYPVAQEQTHDVLAWLDGPQSGHGTSLGVDGTRLAVGGLSSGGGMAAAACLMARDCGTVRPLLQVLGVPALDLATEVPEGGAGPGAEPMISPSLRALVRRVYFPDPARRAEPYASPLLAPDLRGLPPAVVMTAERDSLRADGDLYAQRLAEAGVPVLLHDVTPGADHYFWSHDPDRARRLMARVAAIVRDVLLERPDDR
- a CDS encoding NADPH:quinone oxidoreductase family protein, which produces MRAAQVVTLTGPTDVVVQEVPDATAGEGQVLVEVHAVGTSFPDLLLSRGEYQMKPEPPFTLGVDVAGVVVSGEGFEPGQRVCAVQGYGGASELAAMPVDSTFALPDALSFEEGAAMPMNYLTAQFALAERAGLREGETVLVHGAAGGVGTATIQVAKGYGARSVAVVSTEEKAEVARQAGADEVVLLDGWKDAVKDLTGGKGVDVVMDVVGGDVFLDSLRSLAPQGRLLVVGFAAGQGIPEVKVNRLLLNNTDVRGVGWGAYAMARPGYMQQQWAALVPMIEAGVVKPPVGRTYAFEEFGQALVDLDERRTLGKGVVRLRD
- a CDS encoding 2-phosphosulfolactate phosphatase, with product MTDDDPRGAGRRAAHGQAAYAVRLETGPAGAAAVVAGLGAEDVTVVVDVLSFTTTVTLAVERGVEVHPFAWRDERAEAYARERDAVLAVGRFEAAASSPGVEERASRDRPTLSPAAMLRGDGLAGVRRLVLPSPNGSTISALLADAGVGVVGACLRNARAVADALAPALLRGSTLAVVASGERWGTGRCAPRPRTSGGPGRCSPRSSIAA